A region from the Acipenser ruthenus chromosome 13, fAciRut3.2 maternal haplotype, whole genome shotgun sequence genome encodes:
- the LOC117417955 gene encoding zinc finger protein 503 translates to MITSPSVSALRNSNNQAWESSGSWNNSSATNLNKPFLHSVPPLDPLRQANRLPIKVLKMLTARTGHILHPEYLQPLPSTPVSPIELDAKKSPLALLAQTCSQIGKPDPPVSSKLSSVTSNGSSDKDSKSGPLKLSDIGVEDKSSFKPYSKLSEKKDSGVSSGEKSGFRVPSATCQPFTPRTGSPNSSTSASPLPSEGKSGDSQDKKDSESNKNSTSEGSGASSISHGRISVSCAGINVEVNQHQDTNLGSKSSDSLSVSSASSASILGSGLVAPVSPYKPGQTVFPLPPAGMSYPGSLAGAYAGYPHQFLHHGVTLDPTKSNSLVNAQLASSLGCSKAGSSPLAGASPPSMMSASICRDPYCLSYHCASHLTGAASAQCAHDSAAVAALKSGYPLVYQTHPLHSVHSSPPSFAGHPLYPYGFMLPNDPLPHVCNWVSANGPCDKRFSSSEELLNHLRTHTAFTGTEKLISGYPSSSSLASAAAAAMACHMHMPPTGAPGSPGTLALRSPHHALGLSSRYHPYSKSPLPTGAPVPVPAATGPYYSPYALYGQRLTTASALGYQ, encoded by the exons ATGATCACATCGCCCTCGGTCTCTGCTCTACGAAATAGTAATAATCAAGCCTGGGAGAGCAGCGGTTCTTGGAATAACAGCTCCGCGACAAATCTCAACAAGCCCTTTCTCCACTCCGTTCCTCCTTTGGATCCTCTAAGGCAAGCTAATCGCCTTCCCATCAAGGTGTTGAAAATGCTCACGGCACGAACAGGACACATTCTGCACCCCGAGTATCTCCAGCCCCTGCCGTCTACGCCCGTTAGCCCAATCGAG CTTGATGCCAAGAAAAGTCCACTGGCCCTTTTGGCTCAAACTTGCTCGCAAATCGGAAAACCAGACCCTCCAGTCTCTTCTAAACTCTCGTCAGTAACATCTAATGGATCTAGTGACAAAGACTCCAAATCCGGCCCATTGAAATTGAGTGACATAGGAGTGGAAGACAAATCTAGCTTCAAACCTTACTCAAAACTATCCGAGAAGAAGGACTCCGGGGTTTCCAGTGGAGAGAAATCTGGTTTCCGCGTGCCTAGCGCCACCTGCCAGCCATTTACTCCAAGGACAGGCAGCCCCAACTCCAGCACTTCTGCTTCCCCGTTGCCATCGGAGGGTAAATCGGGAGACAGTCAAGACAAGAAAGACTCTGAATCTAATAAAAATAGCACATCTGAGGGGTCTGGGGCCTCTAGCATCAGCCACGGCAGGATAAGTGTGAGTTGTGCTGGAATAAATGTAGAGGTCAACCAACATCAGGATACTAATTTGGGGTCAAAATCTTCAGACTCTTTATCAGTGTCTTCAGCCTCATCTGCATCAATACTTGGATCTGGTCTTGTGGCTCCTGTTTCACCATATAAACCAGGACAGACTGTTTTTCCACTTCCACCGGCTGGCATGTCATACCCTGGGTCTTTGGCCGGGGCCTATGCTGGCTATCCACATCAGTTCCTGCACCACGGAGTGACTTTAGACCCAACCAAGTCCAACAGCCTAGTCAATGCCCAGCTTGCCAGTTCACTAGGCTGCAGTAAGGCAGGATCTAGCCCCTTAGCCGGAGCCTCACCACCTTCAATGATGTCTGCTAGTATTTGTAGAGACCCTTACTGCTTAAGCTACCACTGTGCAAGTCACCTGACTGGGGCTGCCAGTGCACAATGTGCACAcgactctgcagctgttgcagCTCTTAAATCTGGATACCCGCTGGTATACCAAACACACCCGTTGCACAGTGTCCACTCCTCTCCACCATCATTTGCTGGGCACCCCTTATACCCTTATGGCTTTATGCTCCCCAATGATCCCCTGCCACATGTCTGCAACTGGGTGTCGGCCAATGGACCTTGTGACAAGCGTTTTTCCTCCTCCGAAGAACTCCTGAACCACCTGCGAACCCACACAGctttcactggaacagaaaagcTCATATCCGGTTACCCTAGCTCATCTTCTTTAGCCAGCGCAGCAGCAGCCGCTATGGCTTGCCACATGCATATGCCCCCAACAGGGGCCCCTGGGAGCCCCGGCACATTGGCACTCAGGAGCCCCCACCACGCTTTGGGACTGAGCAGTCGCTATCACCCTTATTCAAAGAGCCCCTTACCAACTGGTGCACCAGTGCCAGTACCTGCAGCCACAGGACCATATTACTCTCCATACGCACTGTATGGACAAAGACTGACCACAGCATCCGCACTGGGatatcagtaa